In Manis javanica isolate MJ-LG chromosome X, MJ_LKY, whole genome shotgun sequence, the DNA window CAAGAGGAAGGCTCTGACGTCAGGGATGCGGAGGGCTACCACTGAGGGCCACCTGAGGTGATTTGTGTTCCTGGGGCCTTTGAGAAAGTGACAGTTGGGAGGTTGTGCAGCTGGCCGCAGGACCGCCACAAAATGAGGAATCTGCAGGGGCCCTGCCCCTCTGTACTTGGTCAGGACTCAGATGGCCACTGGCATTGTGGCTTTTTCAAGGACACTGGGCAATTTTAGTTCAGGCAACTGCCAATTTTGACTAAGGAATGGAGGGTAAATGACTTAGGCTCTGTGGGCCAAGAAGCACACCAGAGAGCGTATCATGTAGGTACTTACATTACAAGACTTTCACAATGTTTTGATTATCAAAATTCTAAGTACAACAATAACTGGGTACAATTTTTTGCAGTACACATCTAATAAGAGGAAACGAGTTCTTTTTTGAGGGGGATACATGTGTCTTAATTGGAGTTCAAAGGTAGTATAGCTATTAGCACATAGATCGCAAATGTTCACGTGTAAAAACTGCTTAACTACTTGGTACAAACAGGCAGCACTTTGGATCTGGCCCGCGGGCCACAGTTTACAGTCCCTTGTAGTTGGCCACCCTTCCTTTGCAAGGGATTTGGGGGTACTCCAGGTTGGTGGGACCCTCCTGGTTTCGAGGAACTTGCATTGCCCCTTCGCGCACCCTCCCTTCGTGCCCAGTTAATAAAGTTCATTGGCCTTCCCCCTCGAGGCAGAACAGAAAGGTCAAATTGGGGCCTGGAGCTCTCCCAAGGAGCAAGGGCACTTCTATGCCTCAGGAGACTCAAGACCACCCAGAGCCTCCCATCCACCGCCCTGCACCTGCCTTCCAGCCCCCTCCAGCTCCCCCTCCCTCGCTCTTCCAGCTTCTCCCTTCCCAACCCCGGGCATAGCTAACCCCTGCTTCACCCATCCCCTTACCCAGTCCCTCCGCCGGGTCAGTCCGCAGCGCTTTCCCGCCCCTCCACCCTCTCCCGCCCTTCCTTCTCCCAAGCCCCGCCCCCAGAAGCTCCTCCCCCAGCCTATCCTCTCCAGCTCCACCCAATCCAACTGGTCCTCCTCGTGCCGCAGCCACGCTTTCCCGCTCCTCCGCcccctccagctcctcctccccccagccccgccccagtACCGCCCCCTCCAGAGGCTCTTCCCCAGCTCATCGCCTCCAGCTCCGCGCCACCCAGCAGCTTCTCGGGGTCCCACCGCCGCACTTTcccgcccctccccccaccccgcccctccCCCCGCCACTCCAGTTCAACCGTGGCCCGCCCCCTCCAGCTCCTCCTGGCTCCGCTCCTCTCTCGGTCCAGTCCAAGGCTCTTTCCCGCTGCCGTCGCAGCCTCTGGTGGTACCGCAGCCACCTCTGCGCTCCGCGCCATGCGCAACATCGTGCTCTTCAGCGGCAGCTCGCACCAGGACCTGTCCCAGCGCGTGGCCGACTGGCTGAGCCTGGAGCTGGGCAAGGTGGTCACCAAGAAGTTCAGCAACCAAGAGACCAGGTGGGGGCCGCGCCGGCTGCCGGGTCCAGCCCGTCGGGACAGGGTGCTCGACGCGCGGCTGTGGGGCCGGGCCGGGGCCGGCGCCTGCCCAGGACCACCCTTCCGGGGCGGGACGGCCACGATGAGGGCCCCCTGCCACTCTGCCATGGCTGCGGCTCCAGGGAGAAGCCGCGGAGAGCGGCCCGGGCCCGAAAGGGCGACCTATGGGGGTAGCAGAGCGTCGGGGCGAGGGGGGCGCCGCGGGCGGGAACCGCATGGGTGCAGGGCACGCGGGAGGAACAGCCCCCAGTGTGCTTGCCCGGGTTTCCGCGTCCCTGTCACTCTGATCCCAGACCCCGGGTGTGCCGGGGAAGGTTCCGCCCACGTCCCCAGCAGGGCTGCGCGCTGGATTCAACCGGGCAGTTTACAGCGCCTCTTCCCCCTCTGCGCCAGAGGTTCTGATCCAGCGGCCTGAGGGTCAGCGGATTTAAAAGCTCCCTGGTGACTCTCCTGAGCAGCGAGCGTGCAGACCTCTGGGTTAACTAGAGCGTGTGCTTGTGCAGAGGGTTTAAAGAGCGTGAGAACGAACTCCAGGGCGCACGTGCTGGCTTCCTCTGTGCTTCCCCCAAGTTTTCTGCCTCAAAGATGATGGACTTTCAATCCTATTCGTAGTTCTGGGACTCTGCTGTGTCAAGCAAGGCCATGGCTTGTCTGTGACCACCACCTGTGTCATGGCCACGAGAAGTGGTCGTCTCTGTGAAGTGGGGTCAGGTGGCCCCCCTCAGAAGCTGGGCAGAGGCTCCTTTTTACACCTGCCTGCATCCACAAAGCTCAGACTAATTTCAAGTTGGTTTCATCCCCTCTCCCTCACTCTCCAAATTTCCAACACTACCTGGTTACtgatcatttttatatctttggcAGAGGTCCAGTTCAAGCGTTTTCAACAATGGTACTGGAACAATGGGTGCAAGctgcaaaaccaaaccaaaccaaacctccGTCTATAccaccattttaaaaagtaacttgaaatggattgtACACCAAAATGTAAAACCTAGAGCTAAAAATTTTTACAAGCAATCATGGGAGACAATCTTGATGATCTTGGatgaggcaaaaatctcttagataccAAGGAGTTATGTTCATACTTACGGGAAAGATGGTGTTTGTTGTCAAGTCAGCTTTTGAGGATACGTGAATTCTTCCAGGTGGGAGATCACAGTTACACGGCCCTGATGATAACTGAAGGGAAGAAACGTTTGTGAAGGGGTGCCAGGTGGTATAAATGCCGAGTCCTCTGGCCAGAGAATTCCCCTTTGCAGAGTTTAATGCAGAAGTCCGAGAGGATGGTTACAGGCTCTGGAGAAGGGTAGTATAGCTAGGTCTGTGCATTGTAATACTTTCCAGTCCTTTTCAAATGTCAGTAGTTTTAAGAAGAATAGGATGATAGTTTTTCTGGAGGTGTTGTCATGCAAGTAAAGGACAAATGTATGGATGAAGTGGATTTTGAAAGCAAATATGTTGCCCTTCCATGTTATCTCAGTGCAGCCCAATCCTTTGCTGCCCAAGAGCCCAATTACTCTAGATCAGAAACCCATCACAAAGTCAGTGTTGTGTTTCTGCTCAAATGTTGCATACTCTTGGGTGAAAGTCACTTAAACATTGAAGTATGATTGTTGATATGTTTGTTTTCATGAAAACTAGAATCACTTTTATTTGATTTTGAGTATTTTATAACCACCACCTGCTGATTGGAAATCTTGAAGTCTCAAAAACCACCACTATGAAGTCTGGGAATTGCTTGTAtagttgcattttgtttttaatatcaatACAATAGAAGGCTAACTTCCTGGCTTTTCTCTTTCCCGTGAGTTGTCTCGGTTCAGAGGTTGATATTTACAAACAGTATTCTCTGTACCAGGTACCGTGCTGGTGATACGCTTTTTACTGTGTGGTCCTAGAGACAAGAAACAGAAGggcaaaagggagagaaaattgaTTCAAGTCATGTAAGGAGCCCCTTCCTGAATGTTGGGCTGAGCCAGGACCAGAAAATCTGCATTGCTGTCTCCTGGTCATCACCCCTCCCAttccccatttttaaaacattacacaATTGAACACAGAGCCTCCTGATTTCCCCTTCTTGTCTCTAGATCATTTCAGATGTGCAGGGCGATGTCTGCCCAAGCTTCACTGTAGACCACTGAAACCCCACAATGACATCCTAGGACAGTACTGATAATGGTGTCTGAACATCTGTCATAACATTTTATCCTGTCCAGTTAACCTGCCCCAGAGTCGTTGGCTGTATTGAAAGACCCAAAGTTCTCATTATCTATTGTTGTGTAACAAATCACCTCAGATTttaacagcttaaaacaacagttgTTGACTTGACTCCCAAACCTGCAATTTGGGCAGGACTCAGCAAGGAAGGCTGGTTTCTGCCCCATGTGGTTGCATGGGACAGTTAACTGGGGCTGCAGGATCCACTTCTAAGGTGGCTCACACAGGGCTGGTGAGTTGGTGCTAGCTCTTGCCTGGGAGCTTGGTCAGGAAACTCAGTACCTCTCTGCAGGGGCTGCTTGCACTTCTTATCGCATGGAAGACAAGGAGCGGCAGCTGCCGATTTTGCTCTGTCCTGGGCTGTGAAGTTGGTGCATCATCACTCTGTCACATTCTCTTGTCCAGCAGAGTCTTTCCAAATCTAAGGGGAGAGGATATAGACCCTACTTCTTGGTGGGAAAAGTATTAAAGTGTCTGCAGTCATCTGTAATTACCACACCCATTCATTGTTGAGTCACATAAACTCATCTACCTTCTTATTTTGGGATCAGTAAAGATCCTCTGAAAAACAAATGGATGCTGCTTTCTGGCCACAGGTTTAAAAGACCTAGAATAAAGGCCAGTGGTGATTGTCTTTATGAATAGAAGCAGGAATAGCCTTGGAAAAGTTGCCATGGTGATAGTATTTTCTGTCCTCCCCTGAACTGCTAGTCATGGGGATTGGGGTTCCTGAGGAAAAATTGATCCGAGAAGGTGATCATTAGGGATAAGCAGTCATAACACCAGGAATTGACAAACTTTTTCTGTGACAGGCATGACAGTGAGTATCTTAGGCTTTGTGGGCTCACGTTGTCTGTGTTGCTGGTGCATCTTACAGTTGCGTAGCTTAGAAGGCCGTCACGGCTCACTGTGCTCCTTCCTGGAGGCCGGAGGGGAGAACCCATCCCCTTGCCTTTGCAGCTTTTAGATACTGCCTGCTGTCCTCggctcttccccttcctctatcttcaaagccagccaTGAAGCATCTCTGTGACCTTGCTTCAGTTCTCACACCTCTTTCTCTGACTCTGACCTATTCTGTCTCCCTCTTCCAtttttaaggacccttgtgattacattgggctaCCTTGAATGATCCAGGACAATCTGCCTATTTTAGGATCAGCTCATGAGTCACCTTATTTTCATCTGCTAGCTTgtttcccctttgccatgtaaagtaacatattcaaagattctggggattaggacataGACATCTTTGAGGgggggcattattctgcctaccatgtCATTCTCAGCTCATGGGCCATGGATTGTTAACTCCTGAGGTATATAATACTGTGATTTCCAAATttgatatacatatgtatatatatatatttccacaGTTGATATATATTCAAAAGGAATTACATTTAGCACCTTAGAACTCAAAATAAGAGGGAGCACATAGAATTCTGTCTGCCCTTCTCATCCAGGGCTGGCATTGTACTGTTTGTGTCCACAGCAGAGAACACGCAAGAATATAACCCAGTGTTACCCAAACTCATTTTCAGATCATGTAACTTGAAAAACTTCATTTTTGTCTTCTAGTTATTCTACTTGATGTTGGGCAGAAGCTTCTGTTGATTCAGGTAGATTAATACACCGTATCCCAAATGTCGAtttactttcaaattttctttagaaataacTGGTTCTTTTAACAAAACAATATCATTGTGTATCATTACCCTCTGATAGCAGAAGAGATAAGGGTAATTACGTATGTGCCTTacctgtaattttaaaataagattcatgtatttcttttttgggtgagCCTTCTTTCATTTACAGTCCTGTAATATGACATGTGTATTCCTAAAAATCACCATGCTGTGCAAAATGATACAATAAAAACCATAAGGTTTGTAGGAAAAATGGGATTGGGGTGCACCACTTAAAACTTCCTCAGTGGCAGTAAGGAGAAAAATGGGAatgcagttgacctttgaacagcaTGGGTTTGAGTTGCACGGGTCCATTATATGaggatttttttcaagaaataaattggaaattgggagatttgcaacaatttgtaAAACATTTCTTTAGGTTTATTGTAAGAGTACAgaatgtaatacatataacatacaaaatgtgtgttaattaATTGTCTATGTTACCGTAAAGGCTTCCAGTTAATAGTAAGCTCTGAGTAaagttttggggaagtcaaaGGTTATGTAAACATAGATTTTTGACTGCCTGGTGGTCGGTGCCCCTACCCTGCATTGTTCAAAAGTCAACTGTATAATGAAAGTGGTAAAATACTTTTACACATATTATGTGTCTATACATAAATACTGAGGCAAATATGGCACTTTACATTGAAAAAGGCCTACGTCTTGCTTGTGTAAGTACGTCTCAAAAGGGTTGCAGCTTTTGAGTTACGGGCAAAGGGGGGTGATCTGAAATTGTGTGGGAAGTTGTGATGTTAGATGCAGATGGGTGTGGCAGTTGTCCTtgtgagagggtgtgtgtgtgtgtgtgtgtgtgtgtgcgtgtgtgtatgtatgtctgtTTGGAGGGACTATTTCCAAGTGGCTCAGCTGGGTATAGTGTAATCTTCTGCTTTCTCATTTTAGGATGAGAGGAGGTGCGTAAGCAATCAAAATCATTGTTAGGCTCAAGTTGTTCCTAGTGTCTCAGTGGCTGGAACAAGTGCACCTTGTCAGAACAAATGTAGCAGTGCTGAAGGTCACCATGGTCCATGGGCAGTGCTCTGAAGGACCTTGCCTGAGCACAAGTCTCTATTATGcttttcttcctattttgctGTTGTTCCCATGGAAGGCACCTGCCAGTGATGGGTGGCCTTGTGCTCAGGGTGAACACTCAGAATTCTTTACCTGAAATACAGAACTCTTCCAACACACAATTTTCAGAGTTTCAAACCTCCTATTTACTCTTTGGCAAGAAGCTACTGGAGGGGCCTGACAGGAAAACAAGTACACCAAGAAAGAGGGTACAGGAAGTGGAAATGGGAGCAGAGAGGGCTGGGGGGATGCCCCGGGGGTGGCCAGGCACAGAGAGCCCAGGTCAGCCAGCTCCAGGAGAAACACAGGCAGGCGATGACGTGGAGATTGCACGTGACACCTTTGATATACTGGGGTTTAGGTAGTTAGTCAAGGGTTTAGGCTGGAATTCATATTCAGTACTTAGGCAATGTAGCAGATGAAAAGGTAGGATAATTTCCTCTAGGAAAAGCAGCCTCCCGAAAATTGTGCATAAGGGGAAATGGAAACTTGAATTAACTTATCGGATGGTTCAGCTTGGAACAGCATTGACACAGTTAAAACGTAGCACTCATATTTGGTCGGAATACTGATGTATGTTGGGATGATGGGGAGCGCTGCTGGGGAGGCTGCAGGCCGCGTGGATGGCGGGACGGGAAGAAATAGAATGACATCCTCGTGTTTGTAGTGCGAAGCCAACCCATGGTGCCTACAGTGAAGAGTCAAGGAGAAGCGACACAAATGTGTTAGCGAGAGACTtgaagagaaatatttaaaaatcctatcAAGAGTTGGAATTCATTGCCTCTGGACTGTTTGTTTATCAGCCTTATGGAatgatttgaattttttaagCAATGCGTATGTGTAACTTTACTAGAAGTAAGAAACTGAAACTAAATAGAGTATCTCGCAGAAAAGAGTTAACAGGACAGAGACAAATTCCTGAGGAGCATATAAGCTCCCCTTATGTGTGAAGGAGACCTGCTTGCAAGGTGCCCCTTGGCCGGCCCTGGGAGTTTAGCTTTGGAAAGGGTTCCCACCGTTCCGTAGTAGGAATGGCTCACCCTGCCAACTGTCAACAGTGTGGCTAAGCCTAATACCTGGGAGTCTGGAATTTTGGCACCTGCCAGCAGAGGGTGCTTACATGTTCAGCCCACAATAAAACCCGGGCACCGAGCCTCTAACAAGCTGCCCCCGTGGCAGCACTTCTCCTGTGTTGTCACAGCACATTCCTGGGGGGATTAAGCTCAATCTGGGTAGCTGCACCAGGGGAGACTTGGAAGCTTGCCCCGGGCTCCCCCAGATTCTGCCTTTTGCTCATTTTGCTCAGTGTCCTTTCCCTGTAAGAAATCATAGCCATGAGCACAACTGTACGCTGAGTCCTGGAAAACCTGGCATGGAGATTGGGGAAAGTGTGTGCGGGGAAGATGTCTATATCATCCACAGTGGCTGCGGAGAAATCAACGACCACGTGATGGAGCTCCTCATCATGATCAACGCCTGCAAGATTGCGTCGCCCTCCAGGGTGACTGCCATCATCCCGTGCTTCCCGTATGCCCGCCAAGATAAAAAGGACAAGGTATGAGAGCTGTGTCCTGTTGGAGGAGCCTGCTCCAGGCTAACATCTACATGTCGTTCTCACATATGACCTCCGAATATCTGGAAAAAGCTTTGCTTTCTAGTGTAACGGTTGAGTGAATATGCTTTCTCACCTTGGCTTTTCCAAAGGTTTGGCTTTGAACCAGCCATCATGGTCATAGATATCGAAACAGATAGAACATATTTTTGCAGGTAGTAAAATACCATTATGGTCCTTGTGATGAAATTGTGTGTTTGTGGTGGTGGGGAAAACCAAGTACCCATGCGCACCCAGTGAGGACAAAAAACTGGGCAAGTCAGAAGCAGGTCACTGCATGGTCTCAGTGCCCGTGTCCTCGTGTGGGTTTCGCCTGCGGTTTTGCAGGATGTTACCACGAGGAGAAACTGGGTGACGGGCACAATCGGATCTCTGCGTTGTTTCTTAccactgcatgtgaatctacagttacctcaaaataaaaagtttaatttaaaaaatggaccatTATCACCATTATCTCTTTTTAACCTCTCAAGAAGAATGACGTTAATATTGCTGAATTATTCTTTTAGCAACCCTCATGCTGTAGGAGGCTCGATGAGTTTCTAGAAGGAATTGAAGAAGAGGAAGTCTGTGCCTTCAGGAAAGATCCAAGAAGTTGGAGTCTGAAAGGAACTTTACATATTACCTCAAACTGACtggcttaaaaccacagaaatgtattctctcacagctctggaggtcagACGTTAAGGGTCGAGGGGTCggcagggccacactccctctgaaGACCCTGGGGGAGgcttctttgcctcttccagtTCCTTGGCTTCTGGTAGCGTCACTTGCGTCTCTGTCCCATCTTCCCCTGGCCTTCTCTGTGGTTCTGTGTGTCCTCTCTTTTCAAAAGGACAGTAATTGGATTTAGGGTCCACCCCATTCCAAAATGATCTCAGCTTCATCTGTGCCTCagtacatctgcaaagaccccccCTTTCCAGGTGAGGTCAcgttctgaggttctgggtggacaAGAGTTTTGGGGAGATACCATTCATTCAACCCACTGCAGGGATCAACTCTTAACCTGTCATCTGCATTCTGTCTTAGGAATAGATGTTTGGTCAGGTTCTGCCTGAATCCTAGTTTAAAAGATGCCCTGCTGTTCTGTTGACGTGACTAATTGTGAGAAACGTTTTCCCTGACACACCTCCACTTACCCCCCAATTCATTTTCTGAAACAACACAGAT includes these proteins:
- the PRPS2 gene encoding ribose-phosphate pyrophosphokinase 2, whose translation is MEVPPPGQSAALSRPSTLSRPSFSQAPPPEAPPPAYPLQLHPIQLVLLVPQPRFPAPPPPPAPPPPSPAPVPPPPEALPQLIASSSAPPSSFSGSHRRTFPPLPPPRPSPRHSSSTVARPLQLLLAPLLSRSSPRLFPAAVAASGGTAATSALRAMRNIVLFSGSSHQDLSQRVADWLSLELGKVVTKKFSNQETSGCGEINDHVMELLIMINACKIASPSRVTAIIPCFPYARQDKKDKSRAPISAKLVANMLSVSGADHVITMDLHASQIQVPAFSSLPLVVIGINASG